A genome region from Chlorobaculum tepidum TLS includes the following:
- a CDS encoding helix-turn-helix domain-containing protein: MQDDKLKGLGERLRQARIARHEMQQRFADRLGLSRPTLGKMESGDPGVSIGAWTKALELLDRQDELDLLLASGDNLFEKFAICRTLHYRHLLRRLY; the protein is encoded by the coding sequence GTGCAAGACGACAAACTGAAAGGCCTTGGCGAACGATTGCGACAGGCCAGAATCGCCCGCCACGAAATGCAGCAACGTTTCGCCGACCGGCTCGGCCTCAGCCGCCCGACGCTGGGCAAAATGGAGTCCGGCGATCCGGGCGTGAGCATCGGCGCATGGACAAAAGCGCTGGAGCTGCTCGACCGGCAGGACGAGCTCGACCTGCTTCTCGCGTCGGGTGACAATCTGTTTGAAAAGTTTGCCATATGTCGTACCCTACACTATAGACATCTCTTGAGACGCCTCTATTGA
- a CDS encoding DoxX-like family protein — translation MSLFARQSPALIASRIALAFVWVYQGAVPKLVCPSPVELGLLSYLGPLYGFMFSVMGYGEIAFGLLLLLTPWRWPFLLNIAAMLSLLGFVSLYEPRLLAEAFNPVSLNAAVIALSLTAYWEMGKVSASNQ, via the coding sequence ATGAGTCTGTTCGCTCGTCAGTCTCCGGCGCTGATTGCCAGCCGGATTGCGCTTGCTTTTGTGTGGGTCTATCAGGGTGCGGTGCCGAAGCTGGTGTGCCCGAGCCCGGTTGAGCTGGGACTGCTTTCGTATCTGGGGCCGCTGTACGGTTTTATGTTCTCGGTTATGGGCTACGGCGAGATAGCGTTCGGACTGCTGCTGCTTTTGACTCCCTGGCGCTGGCCGTTTTTGCTGAACATTGCTGCCATGCTGAGCCTGCTGGGCTTTGTTTCACTTTATGAACCGCGCCTGCTGGCAGAAGCATTCAATCCGGTGTCGCTCAATGCGGCGGTGATCGCTCTCTCCCTTACGGCATACTGGGAAATGGGCAAGGTTTCGGCAAGCAATCAATAA
- a CDS encoding pentapeptide repeat-containing protein, whose product MILSLSRYCGTAACAGVLLFGVTSQAIAADARQEAVVQQGSVEWNAMREKNPSMPTDLSGAALKGRRLRKIDFSQTSLAGADMRQSDFGRSEFRDADLSGAKLDGSVLAGSRFTGADMNQASLAGALCAGSDFSGAKMASTVLRRADCGEAKLRGTDLSGADLREANLEHADLSRADLRAANLWLARTGGTDFTGALISDETVLPNGKTGSAQWASEHGAMFAPVVAASKPEPAGVAGAALPQAVQSATPSASSQAVPSAAPQKATTLAKTLKPIRAWRPAPSSISYDADQLDQLKSNVTKWNRLRTEKPAMNVRLKEAPLDNRVLAYADLHGADLEKASLKRSDLEKADLKSANLRGADLRSANLQRADLRQADLRGANLWLANTGRAEFEGAIVSSETVLDTGKKATPAWAQEHAVRFMDESEPLR is encoded by the coding sequence ATGATACTTTCTCTGTCTCGTTATTGCGGCACCGCCGCGTGCGCCGGTGTTTTGCTGTTCGGCGTAACTTCCCAAGCCATCGCTGCCGATGCCCGCCAGGAGGCTGTGGTGCAGCAGGGCAGCGTCGAGTGGAACGCCATGCGCGAGAAGAATCCCTCGATGCCCACCGATCTTTCGGGTGCGGCTCTGAAAGGACGGCGGCTGCGCAAGATCGATTTCAGCCAGACCAGCCTTGCCGGTGCCGACATGCGGCAGAGCGATTTTGGCCGATCCGAGTTTCGTGACGCCGACCTCTCCGGCGCGAAGCTCGATGGCTCCGTGCTCGCCGGAAGCCGCTTCACCGGCGCGGACATGAATCAGGCTTCGCTTGCCGGGGCTTTGTGCGCTGGTTCGGATTTCAGTGGAGCGAAGATGGCCTCGACCGTGCTGCGGCGCGCCGATTGCGGAGAAGCGAAGCTGCGCGGTACTGATCTTTCCGGAGCCGATCTCCGGGAGGCGAATCTCGAACATGCCGATCTGAGTCGGGCCGATCTGCGCGCGGCCAATCTCTGGCTGGCAAGAACCGGCGGTACGGACTTCACTGGCGCGCTGATTTCAGATGAGACCGTGCTGCCGAACGGCAAAACGGGGTCGGCGCAGTGGGCCAGCGAGCACGGGGCCATGTTCGCTCCTGTGGTGGCCGCCTCGAAGCCGGAGCCAGCCGGAGTTGCCGGAGCAGCATTGCCTCAAGCCGTTCAGTCAGCCACGCCGTCTGCATCTTCGCAGGCGGTACCCTCTGCCGCTCCGCAAAAAGCGACGACTCTTGCCAAAACCCTGAAACCCATCAGGGCATGGCGACCCGCACCATCCTCGATCAGCTACGATGCCGACCAGCTCGACCAGCTCAAGTCCAACGTCACAAAGTGGAACCGCTTGAGAACCGAAAAACCGGCGATGAACGTCAGGCTGAAGGAGGCTCCGCTCGACAACCGGGTGCTTGCCTATGCCGACCTGCACGGTGCCGATCTTGAAAAAGCCTCGCTGAAGCGTTCCGACCTCGAGAAGGCCGATCTGAAGAGCGCCAATCTCAGGGGCGCGGATCTGCGTTCGGCCAATCTTCAGCGGGCCGATCTCCGTCAGGCCGATCTGCGAGGGGCGAACCTCTGGCTCGCCAATACCGGCAGGGCGGAGTTCGAAGGTGCTATCGTTTCTTCCGAAACGGTGCTCGATACCGGTAAAAAAGCGACCCCGGCGTGGGCGCAAGAACATGCGGTGCGATTTATGGATGAATCGGAGCCGTTGAGATAA
- a CDS encoding glycosyltransferase, protein MSRSSNPLVTVTVPMYNNERYIAETIRSVLNQTMDDFELLIYDDHSTDRSLEIVRSFDDPRITIFSSERNLGPEGNWNRAISDVRGRYVKLLCADDLLFPECLEKQLAAFELSENEGVSLVSAQRAIIDPEGKVLINKVNFIDGGLKAPDEVVRKMVRMGTNIIGEPVCGLYPARLIALTSGYSARIPYTIDLDFWMQLLRLGKLWMIDEPLCAFRISNLSWSSRIGEMRHKQFLAFMEEVAADELFQINDLDLFIGRFNSAVQSMTSLMGFKLFAGSAAEKRVIAVQ, encoded by the coding sequence ATGTCACGATCAAGCAATCCGCTGGTAACGGTCACCGTGCCGATGTACAACAACGAGCGATATATAGCCGAAACCATCCGATCGGTGCTGAACCAGACGATGGACGATTTCGAGCTGCTCATTTATGACGATCATTCAACCGACAGGTCACTTGAAATAGTCCGTTCATTCGACGATCCTCGCATTACGATTTTCAGCAGCGAGCGCAATCTTGGCCCCGAGGGCAACTGGAACCGGGCCATCAGCGATGTGCGGGGCCGGTACGTCAAACTGCTTTGCGCGGACGATCTGCTCTTTCCGGAGTGCCTGGAAAAGCAGCTTGCAGCATTCGAGCTTTCGGAAAATGAGGGAGTGAGCCTTGTTTCAGCCCAGCGAGCCATCATCGACCCTGAGGGCAAGGTGCTCATCAACAAGGTCAACTTCATTGATGGCGGCCTGAAAGCGCCTGACGAGGTGGTCAGGAAGATGGTGCGGATGGGCACCAACATCATCGGCGAGCCGGTCTGCGGCCTCTATCCTGCCAGACTGATCGCCTTGACGAGCGGCTACAGTGCACGGATTCCGTACACCATCGATCTCGATTTCTGGATGCAGCTTTTGCGGCTTGGCAAGCTCTGGATGATCGACGAGCCGCTCTGTGCTTTCCGCATCTCCAATCTCTCCTGGTCGTCGCGGATAGGGGAGATGCGCCACAAGCAGTTTCTCGCATTCATGGAGGAGGTGGCTGCCGATGAGCTGTTCCAGATCAATGATCTCGATCTGTTTATCGGGCGCTTCAACTCGGCAGTGCAGTCGATGACGAGCCTCATGGGCTTCAAGTTGTTCGCCGGATCGGCGGCGGAAAAGCGGGTGATTGCGGTGCAGTAA
- a CDS encoding SDR family NAD(P)-dependent oxidoreductase produces MRLQGKIALVTGAAGGIGSATARCFAREGATVVLVDIDLEACSRVCDDIAQSIGQASCSGVDLTSEKQVVELFTNIRRDYGRLDIVVNIAGGDCEPAASVETIDMEMAMKNLDMNLKSCMLCCREAAKIMKPQAYGRIVNMSSLVWRGSPNQFSYSASKGGIFAFTRSLALALGAFNITANALAPALVEVEAFTRALGPERWQALAKASAERYPLGRIATPDDVAKAALFLASDDASFITGQILEISGGARL; encoded by the coding sequence ATGAGATTGCAGGGAAAAATTGCCCTGGTTACCGGGGCGGCGGGAGGCATCGGCAGCGCGACCGCACGCTGTTTTGCCCGCGAAGGGGCGACGGTTGTTCTGGTGGATATCGATCTGGAGGCGTGCAGCCGGGTGTGTGATGACATTGCGCAAAGCATCGGACAGGCTTCGTGCTCGGGGGTCGATCTTACCTCCGAAAAGCAGGTTGTCGAGCTGTTTACCAATATTCGCCGTGACTACGGGCGGCTCGATATCGTGGTCAACATCGCGGGCGGCGATTGCGAACCGGCGGCTTCGGTTGAGACAATTGACATGGAAATGGCGATGAAGAATCTCGACATGAACCTCAAATCGTGCATGTTGTGCTGCCGCGAGGCCGCGAAAATCATGAAACCGCAAGCGTATGGCCGGATCGTGAACATGAGTTCGCTGGTCTGGCGCGGCAGCCCGAACCAGTTCAGCTATTCGGCCTCCAAGGGCGGCATCTTCGCCTTCACCCGCTCGCTCGCCCTGGCGCTTGGCGCGTTCAACATCACGGCCAATGCCCTTGCGCCTGCGCTGGTCGAGGTCGAGGCGTTCACGCGAGCGCTCGGCCCGGAGCGCTGGCAGGCGCTCGCGAAAGCCTCCGCCGAACGTTACCCCCTCGGACGCATCGCCACGCCGGACGACGTCGCCAAAGCCGCGCTTTTCCTTGCCTCGGACGATGCCTCTTTCATCACCGGGCAGATCCTCGAAATCTCCGGCGGCGCGAGGCTTTGA
- a CDS encoding amino acid permease: MKNSFRKKPLSLLLEEMKSEHRLNRVLGPLALTSLGVGAIIGTGIFVLIGVAAHDKAGPAVTLSFALAGLACVFAALCYAEFASMAPVAGSAYTYAYATLGELFAWIIGWDLILEYAVASATVAHGWSHYFQDFMGIFGLHIPEIFSRAPLDFDPATGSLVLTGSMFDLPAVIIVLIVTVILVKGIRESAGFNTAMVIVKVAIVLLVIVLGAQYVKPENWQPFAPFGYSGLSVFGHTILGETGAGGAPVGVLAGAAMIFFAYIGFDSISTHAEEARRPERDVPIGIIASLIICTMLYVAVAAVITGMVPYDQINIDAPVSYAFKQVGLDWAQFLVSLGAITGITSVLLVMMLSQPRIFLAMARDGLLPNKFFGVVHPKFKTPWNATILTGIFVAILGAFLPLRLLAELVNIGTLFAFVVVCAAVLIMRRTNPDAERPFRAPLVPFVPIAGILTCLLLMFSLPAENWWRLIVWLLIGFCIYFFYGRHHSVLNQHHD, translated from the coding sequence GTGAAAAACAGCTTCAGAAAAAAGCCGCTTTCGTTGCTGCTCGAAGAGATGAAGAGCGAGCACCGGCTCAACCGTGTTCTCGGCCCGTTGGCGCTGACCAGCCTTGGGGTTGGCGCGATCATTGGTACCGGCATTTTCGTGCTCATCGGTGTAGCCGCGCATGACAAGGCAGGTCCCGCTGTAACGCTCTCCTTTGCTCTTGCCGGGCTGGCCTGCGTTTTTGCGGCGCTCTGTTACGCCGAATTCGCCTCGATGGCCCCGGTTGCCGGTTCTGCTTATACCTATGCCTACGCCACACTTGGTGAACTTTTCGCCTGGATCATCGGCTGGGATCTCATTCTCGAATACGCCGTTGCATCGGCCACCGTGGCGCACGGATGGTCACACTACTTTCAGGATTTCATGGGCATATTTGGCCTGCACATACCGGAAATCTTTTCGCGAGCGCCTCTCGACTTCGATCCGGCAACCGGCTCGCTGGTGCTGACCGGCTCGATGTTCGACCTTCCGGCGGTCATCATCGTGCTCATTGTGACGGTGATTCTGGTCAAGGGGATTCGTGAAAGCGCCGGGTTCAACACGGCGATGGTCATCGTCAAGGTAGCTATCGTGCTGCTGGTCATTGTTCTTGGTGCGCAGTATGTCAAGCCCGAAAACTGGCAGCCTTTTGCGCCGTTCGGTTATTCAGGACTGAGCGTGTTTGGTCATACCATTCTTGGCGAAACCGGAGCGGGTGGTGCGCCTGTCGGCGTGCTGGCGGGTGCGGCCATGATTTTCTTTGCCTACATCGGTTTCGATTCGATCTCGACCCATGCCGAAGAGGCGCGCCGGCCCGAGCGTGATGTGCCGATCGGTATTATCGCCTCGCTCATCATCTGCACGATGCTCTATGTTGCGGTTGCTGCAGTGATTACCGGCATGGTGCCTTACGATCAGATCAACATTGATGCGCCAGTCTCCTACGCATTCAAGCAGGTCGGCCTCGACTGGGCGCAGTTTCTCGTCTCCCTCGGAGCCATCACAGGCATCACCTCGGTGCTGCTTGTCATGATGCTCAGTCAGCCGAGAATCTTTCTGGCTATGGCTCGCGATGGTCTTTTGCCGAATAAGTTTTTCGGCGTGGTTCACCCGAAGTTCAAAACGCCCTGGAATGCGACCATTCTCACCGGCATTTTTGTGGCCATTCTCGGCGCGTTCCTGCCGCTTCGCTTGCTGGCCGAGCTGGTCAACATCGGTACACTCTTCGCTTTCGTCGTGGTCTGCGCGGCGGTACTCATCATGCGCCGTACCAATCCCGATGCTGAACGCCCATTCAGAGCGCCGCTGGTGCCTTTCGTGCCCATTGCCGGCATTCTGACCTGCCTTCTGCTCATGTTCTCGCTGCCTGCCGAGAACTGGTGGCGGCTCATCGTCTGGCTGTTGATAGGTTTCTGCATCTACTTCTTCTACGGACGCCACCACAGCGTTCTGAACCAGCATCACGACTGA
- a CDS encoding AAA family ATPase, with translation MIASKTATTRRYVITGGPGSGKSTLIEALEARGQRCYPEVSRELIRREARRPNGVMPWNDLEAFARLAFTEMLLQHDHAEEAGERCFFDRAIPDIFGYLLERGIDIQESWLDVHRRCRYERTVFILPPWPEIYVNDAERPQTLAEANALHNAIHAVYESLGYELIEVPRMPVEARCEFVLGRLCCGKEEAIKYSRKA, from the coding sequence ATGATCGCGAGCAAAACGGCAACGACGCGCCGCTACGTCATCACTGGCGGGCCGGGCAGCGGCAAAAGTACGCTTATCGAAGCGCTCGAAGCGCGCGGCCAGCGCTGCTACCCGGAGGTCTCGCGAGAGCTGATCCGCCGCGAAGCACGCCGCCCGAACGGCGTGATGCCCTGGAACGACCTCGAAGCGTTCGCCCGCCTCGCCTTCACGGAGATGCTCCTCCAGCACGACCACGCCGAAGAGGCTGGCGAACGCTGCTTCTTCGACCGCGCCATCCCCGACATCTTCGGCTACCTGCTCGAGCGCGGCATCGACATCCAGGAAAGCTGGCTCGACGTTCACCGCCGGTGCCGCTACGAACGCACGGTCTTCATCCTTCCGCCGTGGCCCGAAATCTACGTCAACGACGCCGAACGCCCCCAAACCCTCGCCGAAGCCAACGCGCTCCACAACGCCATCCACGCGGTCTATGAATCGCTGGGTTACGAGTTGATCGAAGTGCCGAGAATGCCGGTCGAAGCGAGATGCGAGTTCGTGCTGGGGAGGTTGTGCTGCGGGAAGGAAGAGGCAATCAAGTACTCCCGCAAAGCTTGA
- a CDS encoding cobyrinate a,c-diamide synthase yields the protein MNSNATTKRNATINTRQSRAFLVAAPSSGSGKTTITLGLLRLFARRGMAVQPFKCGPDYLDTMLHAMAASTGETARPGLNLDTFMASKEHVRSLFARNAASADISVIEGVMGLFDGAEKSDGSSAEIAALLGLPVIMVIDGSKIAYSAAPILYGFKHFDPSVKVAGVIFNRVGSASHYSHLEAAAKDVGVEPLGYLPRNSDITISERHLGLNTSAEYDREKLIDAMAEHIEKTVNIERLLDVARIELPEIEQAQPVTKKLDKVIAVARDEAFNFIYHDNLETLKRYGEVRFFSPLHDRELPKADLVYLAGGYPELHAEALAANKTMRKAIAEWCRNRGATWAECGGLMYLGKTLTLADGAAHPMCGVLDLDTTMQEARLTLGYRKVYPAGADGVELRGHEFHYSRIWRQGEIDTIAEIRNARGQQVGTKLFRVGNTIASYLHLYWGEHDYLANWFDVLR from the coding sequence ATGAACAGTAACGCCACGACCAAGAGGAACGCGACGATCAATACCCGACAGAGCCGGGCGTTCCTCGTCGCCGCGCCGTCGAGCGGCTCCGGCAAAACAACGATCACCCTCGGTCTGTTGCGCCTCTTCGCGCGGCGCGGTATGGCCGTGCAGCCCTTCAAGTGCGGCCCGGACTACCTCGACACGATGCTGCACGCGATGGCCGCCTCGACAGGAGAAACAGCGCGACCGGGCCTCAACCTCGACACCTTCATGGCCTCGAAAGAGCACGTGCGCTCGCTCTTCGCACGCAACGCGGCATCGGCAGATATTTCGGTGATCGAAGGGGTGATGGGGCTGTTCGACGGGGCCGAAAAATCGGACGGCAGCAGCGCCGAGATCGCCGCGCTGCTTGGCTTGCCGGTCATCATGGTGATCGACGGCTCGAAGATAGCCTACTCCGCAGCGCCGATTCTGTACGGCTTCAAGCATTTCGACCCCTCGGTGAAGGTTGCGGGCGTCATCTTTAACCGCGTCGGCAGTGCGTCGCACTACAGCCACCTCGAAGCCGCCGCAAAAGACGTTGGCGTCGAGCCGCTCGGCTATCTGCCGCGCAACAGCGATATTACGATCAGCGAGCGCCACCTCGGCCTCAACACCTCGGCGGAGTACGACCGCGAAAAGCTCATCGACGCGATGGCCGAACACATCGAAAAAACGGTGAATATCGAGCGGCTGCTCGACGTGGCGCGGATCGAACTGCCTGAAATCGAACAAGCACAACCAGTGACGAAAAAGCTGGACAAGGTGATCGCCGTAGCACGGGACGAAGCATTCAACTTCATCTACCACGACAACCTCGAAACGCTAAAGCGGTATGGCGAAGTGCGCTTTTTCAGTCCGCTGCACGACCGCGAGCTGCCCAAGGCCGACCTCGTTTACCTCGCTGGAGGCTACCCGGAGCTGCACGCCGAAGCGCTGGCGGCGAACAAAACGATGCGCAAAGCCATCGCCGAATGGTGCCGCAACAGAGGCGCAACCTGGGCCGAGTGCGGCGGCCTGATGTACCTCGGCAAAACGCTCACACTCGCCGATGGCGCAGCCCACCCGATGTGCGGCGTACTCGACCTCGATACCACCATGCAGGAAGCCCGCCTCACGCTCGGCTACCGCAAGGTGTATCCGGCGGGAGCGGACGGCGTGGAGCTGCGAGGCCACGAATTCCACTACTCCCGCATCTGGCGGCAGGGCGAAATCGACACCATCGCCGAAATCCGCAACGCCCGCGGCCAACAGGTCGGGACAAAACTTTTCCGCGTCGGCAACACCATCGCCTCGTACCTTCACCTCTACTGGGGCGAGCACGACTACCTTGCTAACTGGTTCGACGTGTTGAGGTAA
- a CDS encoding cobalamin-binding protein has product MPVRSKSNRLTPLFILLALCLQTLAGCSKPQASDKTEPTKSQAPQRIVSLAPSLTEMLYAIGAGPQLVGRTSACDWPAEAKKVPVVGSFGRPSLEMLASMNPDLVLDVDLADDQTAKKMEEMHIRREHIRCQDPKELPAALRKLGTLTGHTRQADSLATVIEQGLAKYRKEADAKQHKMRIYLEIWNDPLWTGGSNSFVSQLIALAGGRNIGDAVEKEYFEVSPEWVIRQNPDLIACMYMANQTPAADNVKKRPGWQGISAVRNNRVYDNFDNRLYLRPGPRILEGIAGMKKLIESNEQ; this is encoded by the coding sequence ATGCCCGTTCGCTCGAAAAGTAACCGCCTGACTCCCCTTTTCATCCTTCTCGCCCTCTGCCTGCAAACGCTGGCAGGGTGTTCGAAACCGCAGGCTTCCGACAAAACAGAGCCGACGAAATCGCAAGCGCCGCAGCGCATCGTCAGCCTTGCGCCGAGCCTGACCGAGATGCTTTACGCCATCGGTGCGGGGCCACAGCTTGTCGGCAGAACCAGCGCGTGCGACTGGCCCGCCGAAGCCAAAAAAGTACCGGTGGTCGGCTCCTTCGGACGCCCGTCGCTGGAGATGCTCGCTTCGATGAATCCTGACCTCGTGCTGGACGTCGATCTGGCCGACGATCAAACGGCAAAAAAAATGGAAGAGATGCATATCCGCCGCGAGCACATCCGCTGTCAGGATCCCAAAGAACTGCCCGCCGCGCTCCGCAAGCTCGGCACGCTCACCGGCCACACACGGCAGGCGGACAGCCTCGCGACGGTGATCGAGCAAGGGCTGGCGAAGTATCGAAAAGAGGCTGACGCGAAACAGCACAAAATGCGCATCTATCTTGAAATCTGGAACGATCCTCTCTGGACAGGCGGGAGCAACAGTTTCGTATCGCAACTGATCGCGCTTGCCGGTGGCCGCAACATTGGCGACGCGGTCGAGAAGGAATATTTCGAGGTCTCGCCCGAGTGGGTCATCCGCCAAAATCCCGACCTGATCGCCTGCATGTACATGGCGAACCAGACCCCGGCAGCCGACAATGTGAAAAAGCGCCCCGGCTGGCAGGGCATCAGCGCCGTGCGCAACAATCGGGTCTATGACAACTTCGACAACCGTCTCTACCTGCGCCCCGGACCGCGCATCCTCGAAGGCATCGCCGGAATGAAAAAGCTGATCGAGAGCAATGAACAGTAA
- a CDS encoding NUDIX hydrolase produces MPKATVGAIIHPSESERSTILLTRRNVNPFKDHWCLPGGHIDDYESVENAVVREVKEETNLDFAPETFVGWFEEIFPEHNFHAVALVFAGTGSGALQSQPEEVADMAWFALDDALSMPIAFTHNLVLQHYARSLEK; encoded by the coding sequence ATGCCCAAAGCTACCGTCGGCGCCATCATCCACCCCTCGGAAAGCGAGCGTTCGACCATCCTGCTCACCAGGCGGAACGTCAATCCGTTCAAGGATCATTGGTGCCTTCCCGGCGGGCATATCGATGATTACGAATCTGTCGAAAATGCCGTCGTTCGCGAAGTAAAGGAGGAGACGAACCTCGACTTTGCACCGGAAACGTTCGTCGGCTGGTTCGAGGAGATATTCCCGGAGCACAACTTCCACGCCGTGGCGCTGGTGTTTGCCGGAACCGGATCGGGCGCGTTGCAGTCGCAACCAGAGGAGGTCGCCGACATGGCGTGGTTCGCGCTCGACGATGCACTTTCGATGCCGATCGCTTTCACCCATAACCTTGTCCTGCAACACTATGCCCGTTCGCTCGAAAAGTAA
- a CDS encoding SRPBCC family protein: MNLHTKTWVQRLPVPIDVAWDFFSQPGNLARITPPEMMLKAEGGNAGTAIYEGMKLNFVLYPFMMIPVRWTTEIMKVSKPDFFEDRQLSGPYEQWYHRHLFRDIEGGTEMTDIVEYALPFDLFGEVVEALIVGPRLDEVFEYRRCRVAEILGEMASETR; this comes from the coding sequence ATGAATCTGCATACAAAAACCTGGGTACAGCGGTTGCCTGTGCCGATAGATGTGGCGTGGGACTTTTTCTCACAACCGGGTAATCTTGCCCGGATCACGCCGCCCGAAATGATGCTGAAGGCCGAGGGCGGCAATGCGGGAACGGCAATCTATGAAGGCATGAAGCTGAATTTCGTGCTCTATCCCTTTATGATGATTCCCGTGCGGTGGACGACCGAAATCATGAAGGTTTCCAAGCCCGATTTCTTCGAGGATCGGCAGCTGTCCGGGCCTTACGAGCAGTGGTATCATCGTCACCTCTTCCGCGATATCGAGGGCGGCACGGAGATGACCGACATTGTGGAGTATGCGCTGCCGTTCGACCTTTTTGGCGAAGTGGTCGAGGCGCTGATCGTCGGGCCTCGGCTTGACGAGGTGTTCGAGTACCGGCGGTGCAGGGTCGCTGAAATTCTGGGCGAGATGGCGTCTGAAACGCGCTGA
- a CDS encoding Na/Pi cotransporter family protein, whose amino-acid sequence MMESQSVLSNFLLFAGGLAVFLLGMKSLSAGLRKASSGRVAHLLSTITGNPVSALLSGVAATVAVQSSSMVMLTLIGLVQSQILTFSQSLGVVLGAEIGTTMMAQLIAFSPGEFGLPLFALGFFLSLIRRQRVLSLFGEAISGLGLLFFGLKLMGMAVEPLQSSPQFLSILTTLDNPLLCVLAGAVMTAIIQSSGAFIAILITMAQQGVLTLEVAVPLMFGANIGTCITAAIGSAGSVRPARRVFLAQLMFNVTYVIVFLIFLPPWLDLIRAISPSDAAGGLARQIANAHTFSNLFMALLFLPFLPQFGRMLVKLLPDDPDEMGRIPAVWHLRTSALATPEVAVGLARLEISRMNKILGRMASALPVPFIGGGNGRDLIYKRLGVSEGLMMREEKLDFLEQKVTAYLIRVMQEAVGEPLIREAAALMALAKEIESAGDVVETLLADFPSGKLNVGLTAEGKAEIERLHEQVCREIAAMNLAIEEMSPRRASAVIEEGKAFDRIFFDLGFSHMRRIKSRSESERTHDLHMELLRALDVLHHQAMSMARTIVGMTADRNA is encoded by the coding sequence ATGATGGAATCGCAATCCGTACTATCGAATTTCCTGCTGTTCGCGGGCGGCCTCGCGGTGTTTCTGCTGGGAATGAAGTCTCTCAGCGCCGGACTGCGGAAGGCTTCGAGCGGACGGGTCGCGCATCTGCTCTCCACAATTACCGGCAACCCGGTGTCGGCGTTGCTGTCGGGCGTGGCGGCGACCGTGGCCGTGCAGTCGAGCAGCATGGTGATGCTGACGCTGATCGGGCTGGTGCAGTCGCAGATTCTCACCTTTTCGCAGTCGCTTGGCGTGGTACTTGGCGCGGAGATCGGCACCACCATGATGGCGCAGCTCATCGCCTTTTCGCCGGGTGAGTTCGGATTGCCTCTTTTCGCCCTCGGCTTTTTCCTGTCGCTCATTCGTCGGCAGCGTGTGCTCTCTCTTTTCGGCGAGGCGATCTCCGGTCTCGGTTTGCTCTTTTTTGGCCTCAAGCTCATGGGCATGGCGGTTGAACCGCTGCAATCGAGCCCGCAGTTTCTCTCCATTCTGACCACGCTCGATAATCCCCTGCTTTGCGTGCTTGCCGGTGCGGTCATGACGGCGATTATCCAGAGCAGCGGGGCGTTCATCGCCATTCTCATCACGATGGCGCAGCAGGGTGTGCTGACCCTCGAAGTGGCCGTGCCGCTGATGTTCGGGGCCAACATCGGCACCTGCATCACGGCGGCCATTGGCAGCGCCGGAAGCGTTCGCCCCGCCCGGCGGGTCTTTCTTGCGCAGCTCATGTTCAACGTCACCTACGTCATCGTCTTTCTCATCTTTCTGCCGCCCTGGCTCGACCTGATCCGCGCCATTTCGCCTTCCGATGCCGCCGGAGGGCTGGCGAGGCAGATCGCCAATGCCCACACCTTCTCCAACCTGTTCATGGCGTTGCTGTTTCTGCCGTTTCTGCCGCAGTTCGGGCGGATGCTTGTCAAGCTGCTGCCCGACGATCCCGATGAGATGGGGCGGATTCCTGCGGTGTGGCATCTGCGCACCTCGGCACTCGCCACTCCCGAGGTGGCGGTTGGGCTGGCCCGACTGGAGATTTCGCGCATGAACAAGATTCTCGGACGGATGGCAAGCGCGCTGCCCGTGCCATTCATTGGTGGCGGGAACGGGCGTGACCTCATCTACAAGCGGCTTGGGGTGAGCGAGGGGCTGATGATGCGCGAGGAGAAGCTCGATTTTCTGGAGCAGAAGGTTACTGCGTACCTGATCCGCGTCATGCAGGAGGCGGTCGGCGAGCCGCTGATCCGGGAGGCCGCGGCGCTGATGGCGCTGGCCAAGGAGATCGAGTCGGCAGGCGATGTGGTCGAAACCCTGCTGGCCGATTTTCCGTCGGGAAAGCTCAATGTCGGCTTGACCGCAGAGGGAAAGGCGGAGATCGAGCGGCTGCACGAACAGGTGTGCCGCGAGATCGCGGCCATGAACCTGGCCATCGAGGAGATGAGTCCCCGCAGGGCCTCGGCGGTGATCGAAGAGGGCAAGGCGTTCGACCGCATCTTTTTCGATCTTGGATTTTCGCACATGCGGCGCATCAAGAGCCGTTCCGAATCGGAGCGCACGCACGACCTGCATATGGAGCTGCTCCGGGCGCTCGACGTGCTGCATCATCAGGCCATGTCGATGGCACGCACCATCGTTGGCATGACTGCCGACCGCAATGCGTGA